A genomic region of Penaeus vannamei isolate JL-2024 chromosome 42, ASM4276789v1, whole genome shotgun sequence contains the following coding sequences:
- the LOC113810152 gene encoding integrator complex subunit 14, which translates to MPTVILLDVSLSMSRSVDVSTPSQNEEVERLELRKDLAAHGCHSLLDHFAQHCKLEFACLISFSSVCKILMPFTRDFESIKNALNLVEEGDKTSIDVGLVGAAQHILEEWGNGTPCQIVLVTDGNAGIGQHAMQKSLMSPHSRGAAQFPLPFPFPAKLNIVCIANPSEPGFQTSKPLYQRLIELNGEGDILIPEGGLSKKSVSELFDQLIKNNFSSYSGTLHCGNLSAPITLSPPPQPYCRHHDFEVIRVSVDSAIQVLGFLNTGDVSSPPAFSRHLVLPLSTKGDMVMLPKADGGSDDESGNDEGKIPSFCVLLHGGLKRENTVALCQVGDNWYGILYSWADNKKKSNLMLSIFVPGNDVIPWMGKLSNLGPASLLPTNPYGPNESSTPFPLKIQEEKSYALNCVVWVRQGGLQSDIQKILRHARKLPDKTQSFYKELNRVRRAALSYGFGELLEGLASVLERECTLLPSSSHPVAAIQLQHAYEALRNHDKSDFRQNITPLKTTFTGND; encoded by the exons ATGCCAACAGTAATCCTTTTAGATGTGTCACTTTCTATGAGCCGGAGTGTAGACGTATCAACTCCCAGCCAaaatgaagaagtagaaagaTTAGAACTGAGGAAGGACCTTGCCGCCCATGGATGTCACAGTCTTCTTGATCACTTTGCCCAACACTGTAAATTAGAATTTGCCTGCTTG ATTTCTTTTTCATCTGTGTGCAAAATCCTTATGCCCTTTACAAGGGATTTTGAATCCATAAAAAATGCCCTGAATCTggtagaagaaggagataaaacgaGCATTGATGTTGGGCTGGTTGGTGCAGCTCAGCATATCctggaggagtgggggaatggaACTCCTTGTCAG ATTGTTTTGGTTACTGATGGTAATGCTGGAATAGGGCAGCATGCCATGCAGAAGTCTTTGATGTCTCCCCATTCCCGAGGAGCAGCTCAGTTCCCTTTGCCCTTCCCGTTTCCTGCAAAACTCAACATTGTTTGCATTGCCAACCCAAGTGAACCAGGCTTCCAG ACTTCAAAACCTTTATATCAGCGTCTAATTGAGTTGAATGGTGAAGGTGATATTCTTATTCCAGAAGGTGGATTAAGCAAAAAG TCAGTATCAGAATTATTTGACCAGCTGATTAAGAACAACTTCTCCTCGTACTCTGGAACTCTTCACTGTGGGAACTTGTCTGCTCCCATTACCCTGTCACCTCCACCTCAG CCTTACTGCCGTCACCATGATTTTGAAGTGATCCGTGTGAGTGTAGATTCTGCCATCCAGGTGCTTGGATTTCTGAACACAGGAGATGTTTCTTCGCCTCCTGCCTTCTCCAGACATCTTGTGCTTCCTCTTTCCACAAAAG GTGACATGGTGATGCTACCCAAGGCTGATGGTGGAAGTGATGATGAAAGTGGAAATGACGAGGGGAAAATACCGTCTTTTTGTGTCTTGCTTCATGGTGGGCTTAAG AGAGAAAACACAGTGGCTTTGTGTCAGGTTGGCGACAACTGGTACGGCATTCTGTATTCATGGGCGGACAACAAAAAGAAGTCAAACTTAATGCTATCAATTTTTGTCCCAG gcaATGATGTTATTCCATGGATGGGGAAATTATCTAATCTTGGACCTGCTTCACTCTTGCCTACAAATCCATATGGACCAAATGAATCTTCTACACCTTTTCCGTTAAAG ATTCAAGAAGAGAAAAGTTATGCACTTAATTGTGTGGTCTGGGTACGACAAGGTGGCTTACAATCAGATATACAGAAAATCCTTCGTCATGCTCGAAAACTCCCAGATAAAACACAGAGTTTTTACAAG GAATTAAACCGCGTACGTAGAGCTGCCCTGTCTTATGGATTTGGAGAGCTCCTAGAAGGACTGGCAAGTGTATTGGAGCGAGAGTGTACTCTGCTGCCTTCTTCATCCCATCCAGTGGCAGCCATTCAGCTTCAGCATGCATATGAGGCACTAAGAAACCATGACAAGAGTGATTTCAGACAGAATATTACACCTTTGAAAACCACTTTTACAGGCAATGACTAA